A region from the Acidimicrobiales bacterium genome encodes:
- a CDS encoding peptidylprolyl isomerase produces the protein MRKVFVLAVGVLALAGAGCNATAPYAAKVNGATISQGDINAELVAIRSDPAYLSQIQSQSQVTGAGQDSFDSTFVAQVLNRQIVFQLVHQEAVRRGITISAQDLSLARADTASALGGTSILGGLPASYQNSLIRHSAEVTALEARLAHVDISPAAMAQYYATHQQGFVQQCVSEILVSTQADAAALRAQIVAGAPFAQVAQTQSQDQASAASGGQLGCGPTGRFVTGFEQAVDALPTGQLSQPVQTQFGWHLIEVTSRQPLSLTQAQPQIRAALLANAQTALTNTLQRDESRASVSINPRYGTYEIRGNQTGIVPPSSPPSSTLNFVPANGSTSVGGAGTPPSATGSTSR, from the coding sequence GTGCGCAAGGTCTTCGTCCTCGCAGTCGGCGTGCTCGCCCTCGCCGGCGCCGGTTGCAACGCCACCGCCCCTTATGCGGCCAAGGTGAACGGCGCCACCATCAGCCAGGGGGACATCAACGCCGAGCTGGTGGCGATACGGAGCGACCCCGCCTACCTCAGCCAGATCCAGAGCCAGAGCCAGGTCACCGGCGCGGGCCAGGACAGCTTCGACAGCACGTTCGTGGCCCAGGTCCTCAATCGCCAGATCGTCTTCCAGCTCGTCCACCAGGAGGCCGTGCGCCGCGGGATCACGATCAGCGCCCAGGACCTCAGCCTGGCCCGGGCCGACACGGCGAGCGCCCTGGGCGGGACCAGCATCCTCGGTGGCCTGCCGGCGTCCTACCAGAACAGCCTGATCCGACACTCGGCCGAGGTGACAGCCCTCGAGGCGCGGCTGGCCCACGTCGACATCAGCCCGGCGGCCATGGCCCAGTACTACGCCACGCACCAGCAGGGCTTCGTCCAGCAGTGCGTCAGCGAGATCCTGGTCTCGACCCAGGCCGATGCGGCTGCCCTGCGGGCCCAGATCGTGGCCGGGGCGCCGTTCGCCCAAGTCGCCCAGACCCAGTCGCAGGATCAGGCCAGCGCGGCCAGCGGTGGGCAGCTGGGGTGCGGACCCACCGGACGCTTCGTGACCGGGTTCGAGCAGGCCGTCGACGCCCTACCCACCGGGCAGCTGAGCCAGCCCGTCCAGACCCAGTTCGGCTGGCACCTCATCGAGGTGACGAGCCGCCAGCCCCTGTCCCTGACTCAGGCGCAGCCTCAGATCCGGGCGGCGCTCCTGGCCAACGCCCAGACGGCGCTGACCAACACCCTGCAGCGCGACGAATCCCGTGCCAGCGTGAGCATCAATCCTCGCTACGGCACCTATGAGATCCGCGGCAACCAGACCGGGATCGTGCCGCCGTCGTCGCCGCCGTCGTCGACGCTCAACTTCGTCCCCGCCAACGGCAGCACCTCGGTGGGCGGGGCGGGCACTCCGCCGTCCGCCACCGGCTCGACCTCGCGGTGA
- a CDS encoding ribose-phosphate diphosphokinase: MELVPRKRLQLYAGRSHLALAEEIAAHLGMDLGEANLLEFADGEIHCRFGESVRGTDVFIIQTHSGPVNDSIVEQLIMIDAAKRASAKRITAVCPYYGYSRQDRKASGREPITAKLVADMLRVAGVDRVVSVDLHSGQIQGFFDGPVDHLTAMPVLADYLRREGTAGMVIVAPDAGRVKVAERFAQRLDGDLAMVRKRRAKETANEVEAMDVVGPVAGRRCVLIDDIIDTAGTVCAAAELLVDRGAAEVWAMATHGVLSDPALDRLKASPLARVIVTNTLPLAEDRRIDKIEVLSVAKIIADAIDAVFEDTSVSEIFGGENQT, from the coding sequence ATGGAGTTGGTACCGAGGAAGCGACTGCAGCTCTACGCCGGTCGGTCGCACCTGGCGCTGGCCGAGGAGATCGCAGCGCATCTAGGGATGGACCTGGGCGAGGCGAACCTGCTGGAGTTCGCCGACGGCGAGATCCACTGTCGCTTCGGCGAGTCGGTGCGAGGGACCGACGTCTTCATCATCCAGACCCACAGCGGCCCGGTCAACGACTCGATCGTCGAACAGCTGATCATGATCGACGCCGCCAAGCGGGCGTCGGCGAAGCGCATCACCGCGGTGTGCCCCTACTACGGCTACTCCCGCCAGGACCGCAAGGCGTCGGGCCGGGAGCCGATCACGGCGAAGCTGGTCGCTGACATGCTGCGGGTCGCCGGTGTCGACCGGGTGGTGAGCGTCGACCTGCACTCCGGCCAGATCCAGGGGTTCTTCGATGGGCCGGTCGACCATCTCACGGCGATGCCGGTGCTAGCCGACTACCTCCGACGGGAGGGTACGGCCGGCATGGTGATCGTGGCGCCGGATGCCGGCCGGGTGAAGGTGGCGGAGCGGTTCGCCCAGCGCCTCGACGGCGACCTGGCCATGGTGCGCAAACGGCGAGCCAAGGAGACAGCCAACGAGGTCGAGGCGATGGACGTGGTGGGTCCGGTGGCCGGTCGCCGCTGCGTGCTCATCGACGACATCATCGACACCGCGGGCACGGTGTGCGCCGCCGCCGAGCTGCTCGTCGACCGCGGCGCGGCCGAGGTATGGGCCATGGCGACCCACGGCGTGCTGTCGGACCCCGCCCTCGACCGGCTCAAGGCGTCACCGCTGGCCCGGGTGATCGTGACCAACACCCTTCCCCTGGCCGAGGATCGCCGGATCGACAAGATCGAGGTCCTCTCGGTGGCCAAGATCATCGCCGACGCCATCGACGCCGTGTTCGAGGACACCTCGGTGTCGGAGATCTTCGGGGGCGAGAACCAGACGTAG
- a CDS encoding NTP transferase domain-containing protein codes for MRSSKGSRPLSALVLAAGEGTRMRSAQPKPLHLLCGRPMVLRVLDALAELPIRRVVVVVGHGAEGVTKAVQEGAPPAFSLEFVEQHVQRGTGDAAAVGLTGFPDNPDDEQEDGDVVVLPGDAPLLRPPTLAALVRTHRASDAAASLLVARLEDPTGYGRLVRDKDGRIARVVEEGDATEEERAVDEVNTSVYCFRRSVLAPALRRLSPENANGEYYLTDTVAVLHDAGYQISSLVVADPMEAAGVNDRAQLAVAEAELRDRTNERWMRRGVTMHDPERTYIDASVELAADVTLFPGTILQGSTAVATGASVGPDTRLVDCRVGEGSVVEHSVARQADVGADARVGPYAVLEPGCRLAPGTLTGPFFRGGEDEDGG; via the coding sequence ATGAGATCGTCGAAGGGGTCCCGGCCCTTGTCGGCCCTGGTGCTGGCGGCGGGTGAGGGCACGCGGATGCGGTCCGCCCAACCCAAGCCCCTCCACCTCCTGTGCGGTCGACCCATGGTGCTCCGCGTCCTCGACGCCCTGGCCGAGCTCCCGATCCGGCGGGTGGTCGTGGTCGTGGGCCACGGCGCCGAGGGAGTGACCAAGGCGGTACAGGAGGGCGCACCTCCCGCGTTCAGCCTGGAGTTCGTGGAACAGCATGTGCAGCGGGGCACGGGCGATGCCGCGGCGGTGGGTCTGACGGGCTTTCCGGACAACCCGGACGACGAGCAGGAGGACGGAGACGTGGTCGTCCTCCCGGGTGACGCACCGTTGCTCCGGCCCCCGACCCTCGCCGCCCTCGTCCGGACCCACCGGGCCAGTGACGCCGCGGCCAGCCTGCTGGTGGCCCGCCTGGAGGACCCCACGGGTTACGGACGTCTGGTGAGGGACAAGGACGGCCGGATCGCGCGCGTGGTGGAGGAAGGCGACGCCACCGAGGAGGAGCGGGCGGTCGACGAGGTCAACACGTCGGTCTACTGCTTCCGCCGCAGCGTGCTTGCCCCCGCCCTGCGCCGTCTGAGCCCTGAGAACGCCAACGGCGAGTACTACCTGACCGACACGGTCGCAGTGCTGCACGACGCCGGCTACCAGATCTCCTCGCTCGTCGTGGCCGACCCCATGGAAGCCGCCGGGGTGAACGACCGGGCCCAGCTGGCCGTGGCCGAGGCCGAGCTGCGTGACCGTACGAACGAGCGTTGGATGCGCCGGGGCGTCACCATGCACGATCCCGAGCGCACCTACATCGACGCCTCGGTCGAGCTCGCCGCGGACGTCACGCTGTTCCCGGGCACCATCCTGCAAGGGTCGACGGCCGTCGCCACCGGCGCATCCGTCGGCCCCGACACGCGCCTGGTGGATTGTCGTGTCGGCGAGGGTTCCGTCGTGGAGCACAGCGTGGCCCGACAGGCCGACGTCGGAGCCGACGCACGCGTGGGGCCCTACGCTGTGCTGGAGCCCGGCTGTCGGCTGGCGCCGGGCACACTCACCGGGCCATTCTTCCGGGGCGGGGAAGACGAAGACGGGGGCTGA
- a CDS encoding restriction endonuclease yields the protein MTASAERANLLEERIGDHFAAHGYLVRRNAYLDGRSGGRHEVDVLAEKSDPLTTFRLAVECKAWQAPIEKDAVSKLSYVLTDLGLNKGIIVALHGWRSGAEQAAVELGIDLWGPAELHRLLGDAAARQLDVGTPARLARGVPFAAPEERALTRARLQGKGRFGIRTVEQLVWFKPVWVPTYVVDLSITSLEVRWGKERFVTTTVTNTYEAVSGTFLGPASDADGDVVDIDLSGGAIKPGVRDTKVASEIRRAFERWAEVQQDAAKLRHATVLEALGVPVPCRRVTVDGCSLVYMPTYVGWLHAGAHDRVVAVDGVSGSVSAPMSALLTSHLSHVRSSLLEDAPD from the coding sequence GTGACCGCTTCCGCCGAGCGTGCGAACCTGCTCGAGGAACGCATCGGCGACCACTTCGCCGCGCACGGGTACCTGGTCCGCCGCAATGCGTATCTGGATGGGCGGTCGGGCGGCAGGCACGAGGTCGACGTGCTGGCCGAGAAGTCCGACCCGCTGACGACGTTCCGCCTTGCCGTCGAGTGCAAGGCGTGGCAGGCACCCATCGAGAAGGACGCGGTGTCGAAGCTGAGCTACGTGCTCACCGACCTGGGGCTCAACAAGGGCATCATCGTGGCGCTCCACGGCTGGCGCTCCGGTGCCGAGCAGGCCGCGGTAGAGCTCGGGATCGACCTGTGGGGGCCGGCTGAGCTGCACCGGCTGCTCGGGGACGCGGCGGCGCGCCAGCTCGACGTGGGAACGCCGGCCCGGTTGGCGCGCGGCGTCCCCTTCGCCGCACCCGAGGAACGCGCGCTGACGCGGGCGCGCCTGCAGGGAAAAGGTCGGTTCGGCATCCGCACGGTGGAGCAGCTCGTGTGGTTCAAGCCGGTGTGGGTCCCCACCTACGTCGTCGACCTGAGCATCACCTCGCTGGAGGTCCGCTGGGGCAAGGAGCGGTTCGTCACAACCACCGTCACCAACACCTACGAGGCCGTGTCGGGCACCTTTCTGGGCCCGGCGTCGGACGCGGACGGCGATGTCGTCGACATCGACCTCTCCGGAGGGGCCATCAAGCCCGGCGTGCGGGACACCAAGGTGGCGAGCGAGATCCGCCGCGCGTTCGAGCGGTGGGCCGAGGTGCAGCAGGATGCAGCCAAGCTCCGCCACGCCACCGTGCTGGAGGCCCTCGGCGTCCCCGTGCCGTGCCGGCGCGTCACGGTGGACGGCTGTTCCCTGGTCTACATGCCCACCTACGTCGGTTGGCTCCACGCGGGCGCCCATGACCGCGTCGTCGCCGTCGACGGCGTCTCGGGGTCCGTGTCGGCGCCCATGTCGGCCCTTCTCACCTCACACCTCAGTCACGTGCGCAGCTCGCTGCTCGAGGACGCGCCGGACTGA
- the pth gene encoding aminoacyl-tRNA hydrolase, giving the protein MGLGNPGSEFGHTRHNLGADVVSLLAERHGGRLRLTRGSQSLTAEVRVDDRRLALAFPQTYVNESGVAVAGLVRRYGVHDLGRLVVVHDELDLPVGRIRVKLGGGTAGHNGLRSIQSHLHDAGFARVRIGIGKPAGRREGVDHVLGPPRRAERAELDVAVQEAADAVEMILGEGTEAAMRRFNGRREEA; this is encoded by the coding sequence GTGGGGCTCGGCAATCCCGGCTCCGAGTTCGGCCACACCCGCCACAACCTCGGCGCCGATGTCGTATCCCTCCTGGCCGAGCGCCACGGCGGCCGCCTGCGGCTGACCCGCGGCTCGCAGTCGCTCACCGCCGAGGTCCGGGTCGACGACCGGCGGCTGGCGCTGGCCTTCCCGCAGACCTACGTCAACGAGTCGGGAGTGGCGGTGGCGGGTCTCGTTCGCCGGTACGGCGTCCACGACCTAGGACGGCTGGTGGTCGTCCACGACGAGCTCGACCTGCCGGTCGGCCGGATCAGGGTCAAGCTGGGCGGGGGCACGGCGGGGCACAACGGGCTCAGGTCGATCCAGTCCCACCTCCACGACGCCGGCTTCGCCCGGGTGCGCATCGGGATCGGGAAGCCGGCCGGGCGCCGCGAAGGAGTCGATCACGTCCTCGGCCCGCCCCGGCGGGCGGAGCGGGCCGAGCTGGACGTGGCCGTGCAGGAAGCGGCCGACGCCGTCGAGATGATCCTCGGTGAGGGCACCGAGGCGGCGATGCGCCGCTTCAACGGTCGCCGCGAGGAGGCCTGA
- a CDS encoding 50S ribosomal protein L25, with product MAEIPIAAEAGRPVGSAESRRLRSAGMVPAVVYGHGVDPLPVAVDAKDLRTALTTDAGLNALLALEVDGSTHLTMAKVVQRHPVRGTVAHVDFQIVRRDEVVTAEVPIVLVGEATLVHRDDGHVDHQLFNIAVHAVPGRIPNVVEVDISGLTIGQTIRVAELGLPTGVTTEVDPEAPVVVGQAPQVSEADLVPEGEEGVAEEGAEPVEGEGAAAADTAAGEAAGSGGEGGRAEGEQGGEG from the coding sequence ATGGCCGAGATCCCCATTGCCGCCGAAGCCGGCCGACCCGTCGGCTCGGCAGAGTCCCGCCGTCTCAGGTCGGCCGGCATGGTCCCTGCCGTCGTCTACGGACACGGCGTCGACCCGCTGCCGGTCGCCGTCGATGCCAAGGACCTGAGGACCGCGTTGACCACCGACGCGGGGCTCAATGCCCTGCTGGCGCTCGAGGTGGACGGCTCGACCCACCTGACCATGGCCAAGGTGGTGCAGCGTCACCCCGTGCGGGGCACGGTGGCCCACGTCGACTTCCAGATCGTGCGCCGGGACGAGGTCGTGACGGCCGAGGTGCCCATCGTGCTGGTGGGCGAGGCCACCCTGGTTCATCGCGACGACGGCCACGTGGACCACCAGCTGTTCAACATCGCCGTCCACGCCGTCCCCGGCCGCATTCCCAACGTGGTCGAGGTCGACATCAGCGGGCTGACGATCGGCCAGACGATCCGGGTGGCCGAGCTCGGGCTCCCGACCGGGGTGACGACCGAGGTGGATCCCGAGGCTCCCGTGGTGGTGGGTCAGGCGCCGCAGGTGAGCGAGGCCGACCTGGTGCCCGAGGGCGAGGAGGGGGTCGCCGAGGAGGGTGCCGAGCCGGTCGAGGGCGAGGGCGCAGCCGCGGCCGACACCGCTGCCGGGGAAGCTGCAGGCTCGGGCGGTGAAGGAGGCAGGGCCGAGGGCGAGCAGGGCGGCGAGGGCTAG
- the mfd gene encoding transcription-repair coupling factor: MSLRSLPGLLRHEDALVDVLGAPGAVVAVPEPARAFALAGLAQLSERHPVLVAVPTGTVAERLAFDLRAYADPDAVETFPAWETLPFERVSPSVETMGRRLRAMWRLRHAGDGTAAGARLIVAPVRALIQRLGARVEDAEPIVVAAGDVLDADDLVERLSHAGYRREYQVEHRGEVAVRGGIVDVFPSTADDPVRIDLWGDEVDRLTAFDVNDQRSMADLERVEIFACRELLPTAAVRDRARLLVGQQPWGRDQWERLAEGLVFDGMESWLPWLAGEEHLLGDLIGPSGQVVLVDPRRMRDRATELIEEEVALAATLAQTWGATDSAEPPGDGAAGAFPRLHLPFERLLAHTAAPVLSVTSAPEAPATPRIAATGWDPVVADASRLAKQLGGLVRDGYSVTVCAEGEGSARRVASILGEEGLAAPMLDGSPSDLAAPGVRIVVQPLDGGFVLPSAKVAVLAEADVTGRRRAHRQARPRARPQEGFFDDLAPGAYVVHHQHGVARYAGMVRRAIGGGERDYLLLEYRGGDKLYVPSDQIDAITPYTGGETPTLHRLGGSEWQRTKARVRASVREIAEELVALYRARITAPGHDFGPDSPWQQELEEAFPYAETPDQARAIVDVKADMEEPVPMDRLVCGDVGFGKTEVAIRAVFKAVQEGRQAAVLVPTTLLAQQHFQTFSDRLAPYPVRVEVLSRFLTTAQARQVVDGLADGSVDLVIGTHRLLSADIKFKNLGLLVVDEEQRFGVSHKEAIKALSTGIDVLTLTATPIPRTLEMSLTGIRDLSLINTPPVERLPILTYVGELDERAVSEAIRRELLREGQVFFVHNLVHDIEATATRLRRLVPEARIAVAHGQMDEGSLEKVVLDFWEGRYDVLVCTTIIESGIDMPTVNTLVVDRADRLGLGQLHQLRGRVGRAGQRAYAYLFFPPERTLTEEAYERLRTIGEHTELGSGFKIAMRDLEIRGAGNLLGSDQSGHIAAVGYDLYVQMVSEAVSDLKGEVRREPAQIKLDLAVDAHLTSDYVAREDLRLEAYRRLAAVTTPTEVEDIRTEWLDRYGPLPPPAEALLAVGRLRAECVRSGVREITVTPARRGGLSGGQAVARLSPVSLKASTQVGLRRRHPGSVYKEDLEQVVVPLPNGVDVPGALVELLGELVPHGSEGGAGDGPPADQQVAGSR, translated from the coding sequence GTGAGCCTGCGCTCGCTGCCTGGATTGCTCCGCCATGAGGACGCGCTCGTCGACGTGCTCGGCGCGCCCGGTGCCGTGGTGGCCGTTCCGGAGCCGGCGCGGGCGTTCGCGCTGGCCGGCCTGGCGCAGCTGAGCGAGCGCCACCCGGTGCTGGTGGCCGTGCCCACCGGCACCGTCGCCGAGCGACTCGCCTTCGACCTTCGGGCCTACGCCGATCCCGACGCGGTCGAGACCTTCCCGGCGTGGGAGACGCTGCCCTTCGAGCGGGTCAGCCCCAGCGTGGAGACGATGGGCCGGCGGCTCCGGGCCATGTGGCGGTTGCGCCACGCCGGCGACGGCACGGCTGCGGGCGCCCGCCTGATCGTGGCCCCCGTGCGGGCGCTCATCCAGCGGCTGGGTGCCCGGGTCGAGGACGCCGAGCCGATCGTGGTCGCCGCCGGCGACGTCCTCGACGCCGACGACCTGGTCGAGCGCCTGTCCCACGCCGGCTACCGCCGGGAGTACCAGGTCGAGCACCGCGGCGAGGTGGCCGTCAGAGGCGGCATCGTGGACGTGTTCCCCTCGACCGCCGACGACCCGGTGCGCATCGACCTGTGGGGGGACGAGGTCGACCGTCTCACTGCATTCGACGTGAACGACCAGCGGTCGATGGCGGATCTCGAGCGGGTGGAGATCTTCGCCTGTCGCGAGCTCCTCCCCACCGCCGCGGTTCGCGACCGGGCCCGCCTTCTCGTCGGCCAGCAGCCCTGGGGGAGAGACCAGTGGGAACGCCTGGCCGAGGGCCTCGTGTTCGACGGCATGGAGTCATGGCTGCCCTGGCTGGCGGGCGAGGAGCATCTCCTCGGCGACCTCATCGGGCCTTCGGGCCAGGTCGTGCTGGTGGATCCCCGGCGGATGCGCGACCGGGCGACCGAGCTGATAGAGGAGGAGGTGGCCCTGGCGGCCACGTTGGCCCAGACTTGGGGGGCGACCGACAGCGCTGAGCCCCCAGGCGACGGCGCCGCTGGAGCGTTCCCCCGGCTGCATCTTCCCTTCGAGCGACTGCTGGCCCACACCGCGGCGCCGGTCCTGTCGGTCACCTCGGCGCCCGAGGCACCGGCGACGCCGAGGATCGCCGCCACCGGCTGGGACCCCGTGGTGGCCGACGCCTCCCGCCTGGCCAAGCAGCTCGGTGGGCTCGTCCGTGACGGGTACTCGGTCACGGTCTGCGCGGAGGGCGAGGGAAGCGCACGGCGTGTGGCATCGATCCTCGGCGAGGAGGGCTTGGCCGCGCCCATGCTGGACGGGAGTCCGTCAGACCTCGCCGCTCCCGGGGTGCGGATCGTCGTCCAGCCCCTCGACGGCGGGTTCGTCCTGCCCTCGGCCAAGGTGGCGGTGCTGGCCGAGGCCGACGTCACCGGCAGACGCCGCGCCCACCGGCAGGCCCGCCCTCGGGCCCGGCCCCAGGAAGGCTTCTTCGACGACCTCGCGCCCGGCGCCTACGTGGTCCACCACCAGCACGGCGTGGCCCGCTACGCGGGGATGGTGCGCCGCGCCATCGGCGGTGGTGAGCGCGACTACCTCCTCCTCGAGTACCGCGGTGGCGACAAGCTCTACGTGCCGTCGGATCAGATCGACGCCATCACGCCCTACACCGGTGGGGAGACGCCGACCCTGCACCGCCTCGGCGGCTCCGAGTGGCAGCGCACCAAGGCCCGGGTGCGGGCCTCGGTCCGCGAGATCGCCGAGGAGCTCGTCGCCTTGTACCGGGCGAGGATCACCGCGCCCGGTCACGACTTCGGCCCCGACTCGCCCTGGCAGCAGGAGCTGGAGGAGGCGTTCCCGTACGCCGAGACCCCGGACCAGGCCCGAGCCATCGTCGACGTGAAGGCCGACATGGAGGAGCCGGTTCCGATGGACCGGCTGGTTTGTGGGGACGTGGGCTTCGGCAAGACCGAGGTCGCCATCCGCGCCGTCTTCAAGGCCGTGCAGGAGGGCAGGCAGGCCGCCGTCCTGGTGCCGACGACGCTGCTGGCCCAGCAGCACTTCCAGACCTTCTCCGACCGCCTTGCTCCCTACCCGGTGCGGGTCGAGGTCCTGTCGCGCTTCCTCACCACGGCCCAGGCCCGCCAGGTGGTCGACGGGCTGGCCGACGGATCGGTCGATCTCGTCATCGGCACCCACCGGCTCCTCAGCGCAGACATCAAGTTCAAGAACCTCGGCCTGCTGGTGGTCGACGAAGAGCAGCGATTCGGCGTGTCGCACAAAGAGGCCATCAAGGCTCTCAGCACGGGCATCGACGTGCTGACGCTCACGGCCACGCCCATCCCCCGCACCCTGGAGATGAGCCTCACCGGCATTCGCGATCTCAGTCTCATCAACACCCCCCCGGTGGAGCGGTTGCCGATCCTCACCTACGTGGGCGAGCTCGACGAGCGGGCCGTGAGCGAGGCCATCCGGCGTGAGCTGCTGCGCGAGGGTCAGGTCTTCTTCGTGCACAACCTCGTGCACGACATCGAGGCCACCGCCACCCGGTTGCGCCGCCTCGTACCGGAGGCGCGCATCGCCGTCGCCCACGGCCAGATGGACGAGGGCAGTCTGGAGAAGGTGGTGCTGGACTTCTGGGAGGGTCGCTACGACGTCCTGGTGTGCACGACGATCATCGAATCCGGCATCGACATGCCGACCGTCAATACGCTCGTCGTCGACCGGGCTGACCGCCTCGGACTCGGTCAGCTCCACCAGCTCCGCGGCCGAGTCGGCCGGGCCGGGCAGCGGGCCTACGCCTACCTCTTCTTTCCTCCCGAGCGGACCCTCACCGAGGAGGCCTACGAGCGCCTGCGCACCATCGGCGAGCACACCGAGCTGGGATCGGGCTTCAAGATCGCCATGCGGGACCTGGAGATCCGCGGCGCGGGCAACCTCCTCGGGTCGGACCAGTCGGGCCACATCGCCGCCGTCGGCTACGACCTCTACGTGCAGATGGTCAGCGAGGCGGTGTCCGACCTGAAGGGCGAGGTCCGGCGCGAGCCCGCCCAGATCAAGCTCGATCTGGCCGTGGACGCCCACCTCACGAGCGACTACGTCGCCCGTGAGGACCTGCGCCTCGAGGCCTACCGCCGGCTCGCAGCGGTCACCACGCCCACCGAAGTGGAGGACATACGCACAGAGTGGCTCGACCGCTACGGGCCGCTGCCGCCACCGGCCGAGGCCCTGCTGGCCGTGGGCCGGCTGCGGGCCGAATGCGTCCGGTCGGGTGTGCGCGAGATCACGGTGACGCCGGCGCGCCGGGGCGGCCTCAGCGGAGGGCAGGCGGTTGCCCGCCTCTCCCCGGTCTCGCTCAAGGCCAGCACCCAGGTGGGTCTCCGGCGCCGCCACCCCGGGTCGGTCTACAAGGAGGACCTGGAGCAGGTAGTGGTGCCGCTTCCCAACGGGGTCGACGTGCCGGGAGCGCTGGTCGAGCTGCTGGGCGAGCTCGTTCCGCACGGCAGCGAGGGCGGCGCCGGTGACGGGCCGCCCGCTGATCAACAGGTGGCGGGTAGCCGATAG